From Phragmites australis chromosome 5, lpPhrAust1.1, whole genome shotgun sequence, a single genomic window includes:
- the LOC133920116 gene encoding lysM domain receptor-like kinase 3, whose protein sequence is MVGPKPQPNRMCKSKSAIATTTSSSSMAAAAASTPRNHRSPRSTTTYPAAFSYSSSTTSSSAASLAALRDSLPELPLLFTFHDLAAATANFSSSHRLVHAAASSSSNSFRCSLRGHPAAVFRRPLRRDAREVSSRLAVLGHCHHAAIARLLGAAASPDRTTLFLAYEFVSDAAPLSALLRNPKNPSFTPLASWHSRLQLAADVCDALHYVHLQADTVHNRLSASSVLVCGDGPLFRAKIAHFGAADLAGELPVDQKDEKEAKGSGHRRTGSRGRRIEGTRGYMAPELIAGGPPSRRSDVFALGVVLLELVSGQEPLRYELVNRATGEYERTSLIEAAEATAAEGGGEAMRRWVDRRLRDSFPVDAAESLTVLALRCVAKDPLARPDMSWVAAKVSKLFLEAPEWASKFRVPTDISISIAPR, encoded by the coding sequence ATGGTCGGCCCCAAGCCGCAGCCGAATCGGATGTGCAAGTCCAAGAGCGCcatcgccaccaccacctcctcctcctccatggccgccgccgccgcctccaccccgAGAAACCACCGCTCGCCGCGATCCACCACCACCTACCCGGCTGCCTTCTCCTACTCCtcttccaccacctcctcctccgccgcatccctcgccgcgctccgcgactccctccccgaactcccCCTCCTCTTCACCTTCCACGACCTCGCCGCTGCCACCGCCAActtctcctcctcccaccgcctcgtccacgccgccgcctcctcctcctccaactcCTTCCGCTGCTCCCTCCGCGGCCATCCCGCCGCCGTCTTCCGCCGCCCGCTCCGCCGCGACGCCCGCGAGGTCTCCTCCCGCCTAGCCGTCCTCGGTCACTGCCACCACGCCGCCATCGCACGCCTCCTCGGCGCCGCTGCATCCCCCGACCGCACCACGCTCTTCCTCGCCTACGAGTTCGTCTCCGACGCGGCCCCGCTCTCCGCGCTCCTCCGAAACCCCAAGAACCCGTCTTTCACCCCGCTCGCCTCCTGGCACTCGCGGCTCCAGCTCGCCGCCGACGTCTGCGACGCCCTCCACTACGTCCACCTCCAGGCCGACACCGTCCATAACCGCctctccgcctcctccgtcCTCGTCTGCGGCGACGGGCCCCTCTTCCGCGCCAAGATCGCCCATTTCGGCGCCGCGGACCTCGCCGGCGAGCTTCCGGTGGACcagaaagatgaaaaagaagcaaagGGCTCCGGGCACCGCCGCACCGGCAGCCGAGGGAGGCGGATCGAGGGTACGCGCGGGTACATGGCGCCGGAGCTCATCGCGGGTGGCCCGCCATCGCGGCGCTCCGACGTGTTCGCTCTGGGCGTGGTGCTCCTGGAGCTGGTGTCCGGGCAGGAACCGTTGAGGTACGAGCTGGTGAACCGCGCGACGGGGGAGTACGAGAGGACGTCGCTGATCGAGGCTGCGGAGGCCACTGCGGCAGAGGGCGGCGGGGAGGCGATGCGGCGGTGGGTGGATCGGAGGCTGAGGGACTCGTTCCCCGTGGACGCGGCCGAGTCGCTGACGGTGCTGGCGCTGCGGTGCGTGGCCAAGGATCCCTTGGCGCGGCCGGACATGTCGTGGGTCGCCGCCAAGGTGTCGAAGCTGTTCCTGGAGGCGCCGGAGTGGGCCAGCAAGTTCCGCGTGCCCACCgacatctccatctccatcgcTCCCAGGTGA